GAGCGCTTTTCCGCCCAACTTTCCAGCGGCGATCCAGTGATGGGGCAAGAACGGCGCTTCAAGCTGGTCGAGATGCTGGTTCAAATTGCCGATGAAACCCAAAAAATCGAAGAGCAAGCCCCTACTTCTCCCTCGGCTATCAGTGATTTTTCGCAGCGAATTGATTCTGGATTTGCCGAGAAAATAAACCCGCTGCAAAAACGCTTTAATTTCTCTCGCCAGCAATGGCTCATTTTGGGCGCAATTGTGATCGCCGAAGTATTGATTTTGGTGGGCTTTTTATTGCTAATTCTGTTCACGGCCTGACCTTCGAGCCAGACCTCCCTGCGAGTTCGGCTCACCACACATCTCCCCGTCCGCTCATCCCCGCTCACATCAGGAAAATTATTTTGCCAAATCCGCTTTTATCCATCGTTATTCCAGCGCACAACGAAGAACACCGCCTGCCCCAGACCCTGGAGCAGGTATTTGCTTTTTTGCAGGCACAAGACTACTCCGCCGAGGTCGTTATTGTCGAAAATGGCAGTCACGACCAGACTTACGAAATTGCCCAATCGTTTGCGCAACAATATTCAAATTGCTGCGTGTTGCAAGAGCAAACCCCAGGCAAAGGATTGGCGGTTAAAAAAGGCATGTTAGCCGCCCGCGGCGAGTATCGTTTTATGTGCGACGCCGATCTCTCCATGCCTATCGTTGAGGTCAACCGATTTATTCCGCCGCAGTTGAATGATTTTGAAATTGCGATTGCCTC
The window above is part of the Chloroflexota bacterium genome. Proteins encoded here:
- a CDS encoding glycosyltransferase family 2 protein; this translates as MAHFGRNCDRRSIDFGGLFIANSVHGLTFEPDLPASSAHHTSPRPLIPAHIRKIILPNPLLSIVIPAHNEEHRLPQTLEQVFAFLQAQDYSAEVVIVENGSHDQTYEIAQSFAQQYSNCCVLQEQTPGKGLAVKKGMLAARGEYRFMCDADLSMPIVEVNRFIPPQLNDFEIAIASREAPGAVRYNEPEYRHLGGRAINLIIRLLALPSLNDTQCGFKCFRAPVAEDIFNYQTLTGWAFDIELLYIARRRGYRVSEIPIPWYFNPDTKLSPVWDALRMVLDIFTIHRNALQGRYNAQKI